The window TCGTCGACGGCCCCGACGACGTCGACAACGTCGTCGTCCGCGACCCGGCCAAGGTCGTCTGGCTGTCCCAGACCACCCTCTCCGTCGACGAGACGATGGAGACCGTCGCGCGCCTCAAGACCCGGCTGCCGCTGCTCCAGTCACCACCCAGCGACGACATCTGCTACGCCACATCCAACCGGCAGCACGTGATCAAAGAGATCGCACCCGACTGCGACGTCGTCATCGTCGTCGGCTCCACCAACTCGTCGAACTCGGTGCGGCTCGTCGAGGTCGCCCTCGGCGCCGGCGCCCGCGCCGGCCACCTCGTCGACTACGCCTCCGAGATCCAGGACGAGTGGCTCGCCGGCGCCACCACGGTCGGTGTCTCCTCCGGCGCCAGCGTCCCCGAGGACCTCGTCATGGAGGTCCTCGCCCACCTCGCCGACCGCGGCTTCGGCGAGGTCACCGAGTACACGACGGCCGAGGAACGGCTCACCTTCTCCCTGCCGCAGGAACTGCGTAGGGACATGAAGGCCGCCGCGGCCGCGCGAGCCGCTAACTGAACTCGGGCGCCTGCGGCTGACGGGGAGCCGTCTCGACCTGCACCGGTGGAAACAGCTCCTCGTCCGAGACACCCATCTCGGCCAGCTTGCGGGCGCTGACCAGCACCCGCGACTCCAGCGACCCCACCGCCCGGTTGTACGCGGTCACCGCACCACCCAGCGCCGTACCCAGCTTGTCCACATGGTCACCGAGAGTGGACAGCCGGCCGTACAACTCCCGCGCCAGCCCGTGCACCGCCGCCGCGTTCCGGGTCAGCGCCTCCTGCCGCCACGAATACGCCACCGTCCGCAGCATCGCGATCAACGTCGCCGGTGTCGCCAGCACGATGTTGCGGCGGAACGCGTGCTCCATCAGCGCCGGATCCCGCTGCAACGCCGCATCCAGAAACGGATCCGCCGGCACGAACAGCACCACGAAATCCGGCGCCGACTCGAACGCCGACCAGTACCGCTTCCCCGACAGCGCATCCACATGCGCCCGCAGATGCCGGGCATGCTGATCCAGATGCCCGTCCCGGGTGTGTTCGTCCCGGGCCTCCATCGCCGACAGATAACCCTCCAGCGGCGCCTTCGCGTCCACCACCACCGTCCGGCCGCCGTGCAGCCGCACCACCAGGTCCGGACGCACCCCCTGCTCATCCGTCGACGCCGTCACCTGCTCCGCGAAATCACAGTGCTCCAGCAGCC of the Actinoplanes sichuanensis genome contains:
- a CDS encoding 4-hydroxy-3-methylbut-2-enyl diphosphate reductase codes for the protein MHPLCRTSRHRQPVPPGTYHGLVTEPRKRVLLAKPRGYCAGVDRAVQTVEEALKLYGAPVYVRKQIVHNKHVVSTLEARGAIFVEENYEVPEGSTVVFSAHGVAPEVHEQARERNLKAIDATCPLVTKVHHEAKRFAAEDYDILLIGHEGHEEVIGTAGEAPAHIQLVDGPDDVDNVVVRDPAKVVWLSQTTLSVDETMETVARLKTRLPLLQSPPSDDICYATSNRQHVIKEIAPDCDVVIVVGSTNSSNSVRLVEVALGAGARAGHLVDYASEIQDEWLAGATTVGVSSGASVPEDLVMEVLAHLADRGFGEVTEYTTAEERLTFSLPQELRRDMKAAAAARAAN
- the rmuC gene encoding DNA recombination protein RmuC, which codes for MTFSTLAVILVCLAVGAAVGWLAARARAATDIARLEATVEAARDGEQRLEQSLRALSYEATAQSQEAVARAVAPLHDTLRRYEQRVAQLEHDRIDAYAELREQVRAMGAVSGELRTETRQLVAALRAPQVRGRWGEHQLRRIVEAAGLLEHCDFAEQVTASTDEQGVRPDLVVRLHGGRTVVVDAKAPLEGYLSAMEARDEHTRDGHLDQHARHLRAHVDALSGKRYWSAFESAPDFVVLFVPADPFLDAALQRDPALMEHAFRRNIVLATPATLIAMLRTVAYSWRQEALTRNAAAVHGLARELYGRLSTLGDHVDKLGTALGGAVTAYNRAVGSLESRVLVSARKLAEMGVSDEELFPPVQVETAPRQPQAPEFS